The sequence below is a genomic window from Blastococcus sp. Marseille-P5729.
CGTCAGGTACTCACGCACCCATGCCACGACGTCGTCCGCGTCGAGCTGGCCGAGCGCATGCTCAGGGTATGAGCCGGCCGCCCAGCCGCGCGGGCCGAAGCGATGCCGCAGCACGTAGGCGTGCTCGGGCGCGTGCAGCCGCTGGTCGGCGTCCGCGAGCTCTCGCGCCCTGGTCAGCGCCCGCTCATCGATCCGCCCGCCAGAGGAGGTGGATGTGATCCAGTGGCAGACCGCGCCGATCTCGTTGGCGACGGCGAGCGCGTTCCCGACGAAGTGGAGGCTGAGCGTCGAGGCGCTGACGGTGACCGGGCAGACGGCGGCGTCCTGGTCGGCTGCCGCGCTGGCCAGATGGCCTACGAGATGGCTGATGCCGCGCTGGTGGAGTGGCTCGTCGGCAGTGCCCACCCGGAACGACAGCGTGGCCCGCGTGCGTCCGCCGATGGGTGAGAACAACGTCGTGACGCCGTCGATCGCGGTGCGGGTGGCCGCGTTGCGAAGTGCGGTGGGGACGTCGCGCGGCTGGCTGGAGGCCGTGATCTGCTGCGTCGTTTCCACTCGCACCAGGCTACGGCATGTGGCAGGGCAGATATGGTTTCTGGATGCGCCGGGTGTCGCCCGGCACCGGCAGAGAGGCGATGCGACTAGATGCGAATCGGGATCCCGCGCGAGACCAAGAACCACGAGTACCGGGTGGCGCTGACGCCGGCCGGCGTGCGTGAGTTGCACCTGCGTGGGCACGAGGTGCTGGTCGAGACCAACGCGGGCGCCGGCTCGTCGTTCACTGACGATGAGTACGTGACCGGCGGCGCCCGGATCGTTCCCGACGCGGCTGAGGTGTGGGGCGAGGCCGAGCTGATGCTGAAGGTGAAAGAGCCTACCTCCGAGGAGTATCAGCACCTGCATTCCGACCTCACGCTGTTCACCTACCTGCACTTGGCAGCCTCGCGCGAGACCACGACGGCACTCACCGACGCGGGCGTCAACGCCGTCGCCTACGAGATGGTCCAGTCAGCCGACGGCCGGTTGCCGCTGCTCGCACCGATGAGCGAGGTCGCCGGCGCCCTCGCGCCGCAGATCGCCTCGCACACCCTCATCAAGTCCCACGGTGGGCGCGGGATCCTCTTCGGCGGCGTCACCGGTGTGCACGGCGCCGAGGTGGTCATCATCGGCGCCGGCGTGAGCGGCATGCGCGCTGCGCAGATCGCGGCCGGCATGCAGGCGCGCGTCGTCCTGCTCGACAACAGCATCGATGCATTGCACGCCGCTGACCGGTTCTTCCGCGGTGCTGTGCAGACCGTCTACTCCACCACGGACGCCGTCGAGCGGGCGGTGGCTACCGCTGACGTCGTCATTGGGGCGGTGCTCGTTCCCGGTGCCAAGGCGCCACGGGTCGTGACCAACGAGATGGTGGCGGCCATGAAGCCGGGATCGGTGCTGATCGACATCGCCGTCGATCAGGGCGGCTGCTTCGAGGACACCCGTCCGACCAGTCACGACGAGCCCACCTACGTCGTCCACGACTCGGTGTTCTACGCGGTCTCGAACATCCCGGGCGCCGTCCCCGTCACCTCGACCGCCGCGCTGACCAACGCCACCCTCCCGTACGCCGTACTGCTGGCCGAGCGCGGATTCGACGCGGCAGTCAGCACGAGCAGCGCGCTGGCGGGTGCGGTGAACATCGCTCACGGGCAGCTCGTCGCGCAGGCGGTGGCCGAGGCCCACGATCTGGAGTGGCGCCCGCTTGCCGACTGACCAGAACTCCCTCCAGCAGGTCGTCCGCACCTATCTGGACCACCTCGCCGTCGAGCGTGGCCTGGCCAGCAACACCCTGGCCGCCTACCGGCGCGACCTCGAGCGATACACCGCGTGGCTGGCCGGGCGCGGGCGTTCCCGCCTGACGGATGTGCTCTCCGGCGACGTTGCGGACTTCGCCGCACACATCCGCGAAGGGGACAGCGACCACCCGCCGCTGTCGACCACGTCGGCCGCGCGGGTCGTCGTCGCGGTGCGGGGCATGCACAAGTTCGCCGCCCGCGAGGGTCTGGTGCCCACCGACGTGGCCCACGACGTCCGCCCGCCGGCCCCGGGCAAGCGGCTGCCCAAGGCGCTGGACATCGCGGACGTCGAGAAGCTCCTCGACGCGGCCGCCCGGGACGACTCGCCGCTCGCGCTACGCGACCGGGCGCTGCTGGAGTTCCTCTACGGGACGGGCGCGCGCATCTCGGAGGCACTCGGCCTGGACGTCGACGACATCGACGCTCAGGCTCGGGCGGTGCGAATCCGGGGCAAGGGCGGCAAGGAACGCATCGTCCCGGTCGGCTCGTTCGCCCTCGCTGCGGTAGACGCCTACCGGGTCAGGGCACGTCCCGGGCTGGCCGCCGCCGGCCGCTCGACTCCCCGGTTGTTCCTCAACTCCCGGGGTGGTCCGCTGTCGAGGCAGAGCGCGTGGGCGATCCTGCGCACCTGCGCCGAGCGGGCGAAGATCCAGGCCGATGTCTCACCGCACAGCCTGCGGCACTCGTTCGCCACCCACCTGCTGGACGGTGGCGCCGACGTCCGCGTGGTGCAGGAGCTGCTGGGGCACGCGTCGGTGACGACCACGCAGGTCTACACGCTGGTCACCGTCGACAAGCTGCGCGAGGTCTACGCGACCAGCCACCCGCGGGCCCGCTGAGACCACGCCGCCGCGACGCCCCGGAGCCTGCCCGCCAG
It includes:
- the ald gene encoding alanine dehydrogenase — its product is MRIGIPRETKNHEYRVALTPAGVRELHLRGHEVLVETNAGAGSSFTDDEYVTGGARIVPDAAEVWGEAELMLKVKEPTSEEYQHLHSDLTLFTYLHLAASRETTTALTDAGVNAVAYEMVQSADGRLPLLAPMSEVAGALAPQIASHTLIKSHGGRGILFGGVTGVHGAEVVIIGAGVSGMRAAQIAAGMQARVVLLDNSIDALHAADRFFRGAVQTVYSTTDAVERAVATADVVIGAVLVPGAKAPRVVTNEMVAAMKPGSVLIDIAVDQGGCFEDTRPTSHDEPTYVVHDSVFYAVSNIPGAVPVTSTAALTNATLPYAVLLAERGFDAAVSTSSALAGAVNIAHGQLVAQAVAEAHDLEWRPLAD
- the xerD gene encoding site-specific tyrosine recombinase XerD; the encoded protein is MPTDQNSLQQVVRTYLDHLAVERGLASNTLAAYRRDLERYTAWLAGRGRSRLTDVLSGDVADFAAHIREGDSDHPPLSTTSAARVVVAVRGMHKFAAREGLVPTDVAHDVRPPAPGKRLPKALDIADVEKLLDAAARDDSPLALRDRALLEFLYGTGARISEALGLDVDDIDAQARAVRIRGKGGKERIVPVGSFALAAVDAYRVRARPGLAAAGRSTPRLFLNSRGGPLSRQSAWAILRTCAERAKIQADVSPHSLRHSFATHLLDGGADVRVVQELLGHASVTTTQVYTLVTVDKLREVYATSHPRAR